The proteins below come from a single Notamacropus eugenii isolate mMacEug1 chromosome 7, mMacEug1.pri_v2, whole genome shotgun sequence genomic window:
- the KATNBL1 gene encoding KATNB1-like protein 1, with product MASEAHNDRKRNLLHIEGHSTDLPAKRISHFTNKNMKEGKKSPKQLAAYTNRTVGYAVKSPDKLHKEVHYRKKVHHYFPNPSYRRKHFPRSRGCNMANKENELACAGHLPEKLRREGRTFLLNTSDASSSQTESPSSKYSGFFTEVSQDHETMAQVLFSRNLRLNVALTFWRKRSISELVAYLVRIEDLGVVVDCLPVLTSSLQEEKQYISLGCCVDLLPLVKSLLKSKFEEYVIVGLNWIQAVIKRWWSELSANTEIVKDGNVHILKQQLSGLWKQENHLTLVPGYTGNIAKDVDAYLLQLH from the exons ATGGCATCTGAAGCCCACAATGATAGAAAACGGAACCTTTTGCACATTGAGGGCCATTCCACTGATCTTCCTGCAAAAAGGATCTCTCATTTCACTAATAAGAACATGAAGGAG GGTAAGAAATCTCCAAAACAGTTGGCTGCTTATACAAATAG AACAGTTGGATACGCTGTGAAAAGTCCAGACAAATTGCACAAAGAAGTACATTACAGAAAGAAAGTTCATcattattttccaaatccttCTTATAGAAGAAAACATTTCCCTAGAAGCAGGGGTTGTAACAtggcaaataaagaaaatgaactggCTTGTGCAGGCCACCTGCCTGAAAAATTACGCCGTGAAGGTCGTACATTTTTACTTAACACCAGTGATGCTAGTTCTTCACAAACGGAAAGCCCCTCATCAAAATATAGTGGGTTTTTTACTGAG GTTTCTCAGGACCACGAGACAATGGCACAAGTCCTTTTCAGTAGAAATCTGAGGTTGAATGTAGCTTTAACTTTTTGGAGAAAACGAAGTATAAGTGAACTGGTAGCCTATTTAGTGAG GATAGAAGACCTTGGAGTGGTGGTAGATTGCCTTCCTGTGCTCACCAGCAg TTTACAGGAAGAAAAGCAGTATATTTCACTTGGCTGCTGTGTAGATCTGTTACCTCTAGTAAAATCACTACTTAAAAGCAAATTTGAAGA atATGTGATAGTTGGTTTGAACTGGATTCAAGCAGTCATAAAAAGATGGTGGTCAGAACTATCTGCTAATACAGAAATTGTAAAAGATGG aaatgttcatattttaaaacaacaattaaGTGGATTGTGGAAACAAGAAAACCATCTTACATTGGTTCCAGGATACACTGGTAATATAGCTAAG GATGTAGATGCTTATTTATTACAATTACATTGA